Part of the Woronichinia naegeliana WA131 genome, AAGGTCGCACCCATTAGATGAAACGATTAATAGTTTAAGTTGGGTTGCTAAACAATTACAGGCAAATAACACAGTGGAGTTATTGATTGAGCAAATACAACCGAGTTGGCTCGAATCTAAAGCTCTAAAATTACGCTATCGGCTGATTATTGGGCTGATTATTGGGCTGATTATTGGGCTGATTATTGGGCTGATTATTGGGCTGATTATTGGGCTGATTATTGGGCTGATTATTGGGCTGATTATTGGGCTGATTAGGGGTGATGTTGAGGTCGTCGAAGCCTTTCAAATACCCCGCTCAAAAACTGCCAGACAAAGCTTTTTCAAGGAATTTTGTAAGGGGCTGATTAGGTGGGCTGATTGAGTGGGCGATTGTGGGGCTGATTGCGGGGCTGAGTTGGGGGCTGATTATGGGGACTGATGGACTGATTGATGGGCTAAAGCAAGAACTAAAGGAGCAATCGCGTCCGAATCAGGTCATTTGGAATTCTCTGCAAAGTGTGATTTGGACAACCGCTTTCAGTTATCCTCTGGGCGTGATTTTGGGTACTTCATTCTCTTTACTTGAGAAAGGTTCTGTTAAAAATCCTGACTGGCTCCATCTTTTCAGTTCTGCCCTACCCAACTCTTTACTTGTGGGACTTTTCTGGTCGCTATATTTCGGGATTCTCCTGGGTGGCGGTCTTGCTTGTATTCAGCATTTTTGTCTGCGTTTTGTCCTCTGGCAAAGCGGCACAATTCCCTGGAACCCATATCCCGTACTAATTTTGAAAAAATAAAAATAGATTCAAAAATAGCAACAGAATAGTTAAAATAAAAAAGCTAACAAACCGAGGAGAAAATGACCCAATTAAACGTTAAAAATCTCGACCATTTAGGAATAATCGCGGCCGTAGTTGATGAACTAGGTCTAGTGGATTATATCAATGAACAGTTACAAGAAAATGACCGTGCGAAAATCAGTGCGGGTCTGGTGGTTAAAGCCATGATTCTCAATGGCTTAGGATTTATTAATTCTCCCTTGTATTTATTCAGGGAGCATCTCACCTTTGCAATAAGTAGAAATACTTAACGAGGTAAATGAAAGAGTCAAAAAAGGTAATCATTTAAATAGGAACAGCGATGACGAAGGACTTGTGGTACATTGTCAGAATTCCAACTCGCACCAGTAATTTTAAGACGATGACCAATTTGTTTAACTTGAGATTCGACAGAGCCAGAGCCAATGGAAATGCCCTCTGCCTGCAAATAACCATAATTGACAATCCGATGTTTATGCTTGTTTAAATAAATGATAAAATTCTCAGCTTGAGGCTCTGACCATCCCTCAAAACAGGAGATAGCGGCATCCACTTCACCCGTCCAAAGAAAAGACTTGACCTCCTCAATTCGCTGGAATGACCCCCCAACTTTATAGAGGTTTTCAATTAAGTGATACCAGTCCAAAATTTCAATTCGCTCATGTTTCTGTCCTATCTCACGAAATAAGTTCCAGATACCATCATGTCCATCTCCCAAACAAATTAAAGGCTTAGCCAAAATTTGAGAATTAACCAAATCTAATAAAGCCGAGTTATCTTGAAAAAAGGCAGCTACCCCCAATTGATGAAAACTGACTCCTTTATAATCACGCCAAATTAAGGGTTCTCCCTTGGGAGTTCTGAGTCGTACCTTCCCACCATCTATGCTAATTTCTTCGACTTCTGTGTTAGAGCCCGTATTCCGTACTAGTCTTGAAAAAATAAAAATAGATTCAAAAATGGCTACAGAATAGTTAAAATAAAAAAGCTAATAAACCCAAGAGAAAATGACCCAATTAAACGTTAAAAATCTCGACCATTTAGGAATAATCGCGGCGATAGTTGATGAACTAGGTCTAGTGGATTATATCAATGAACAACTAGGAGAAAATGACCGTGCTAAAATCAGTGCGGGTCTGGTAGTGAAAGCGATGATTCTCAATGGCTTAGGCTTTATCAACTCTCCTTTATATTTGTTCAGTCGTTTTTTTGAAGATAAACCAGTAGAACATCTTTTAGGAAAAGGAATAAAAGCCAGCGACCTGAATGATGACCGTTTAGGGAGAGTCTTAGATTTAATCTTTATGGCCGGCATCAGCCGTTTGTTTCTCGGAATTTGTCTAAAAGCCGTAGAAATCTTCAAAATAGTGATGAAAAGTTCCCATTTAGACTCCAGTTCATTATCGGTACAAGGGGAATATAAATTATCGGTGGAGAGAGAAGACAAAGAAAGCCAAATAATCCATATCACTCATGGCTATTCAAAGGATAAGCGACCAGACTTGAAACAATTTGTCTTGAATCTAGTCTGTTGGGGGGATGGCGACATTCCCGCTTTTCTCGAATTAGGAGATGGCAATCAAAGTGATAAAAAAGAGTTTGCTAAACTCTTGAAAAAGTTCAATGAGCAGTGGCAATTCGATGGTTTGTATATAGCAGATTCAGCCTTATACAGTGCCGATAACTTGCAAAAGTTAACCGGCATATACTGGTTATGTTCTGTGCCGAAAACGATTAGAGAAGTGCAGGATGCGGTCAGTCAATTAGCCTCGGAGCAATTCATCACAACTGATTTAGAGGGCTATCGTCTTACCTCCTTAGAAAGTGAATATGGGGGAGTCAAACAACGTTGGATAGTGGTAGATAGCGAGCAAAAAAAAGCTTTAGACCTCAAACAACTGACGAAGAAGACAGAGAAAGCAACGGCTCAAGCTCAAAGACAATTAGAACAATTACAGCGTCAGGAATTTGCTTGTCGGGAGGATGCTTTAACCGCCCTGAGCCGATGGGAGAAGAGTTTAGAATGGCATCTTCTTCAAGACCTAACTGTCGTCGAAAAATGTCATTACGGTCATCGAGGTAAACCCCGTCCCCATGAACAGCCCATTCGTCGTAGCTATCATGCCCAAGCCACTTTCAGCCTCAATAGTGCGAAAGTTCAAGCTTCAGAGCGGGCAGCAGGACGTTTTGTCTTGGCGACGAATCAGCTAGATGGAGACTCTTTGAGCGATGAGCAACTGCTTGTCCACTACAAGCAACAGCAAGGGGTAGAGCGAGGTTTTCGCTTCCTTAAAGACCCTCTGTTTTTGGCGTCCAGTGTTTTTCTCAAAACCCCTGAGCGGATTATGGCATTGAGTTTCATCATGGTGTTGTGTTTACTGGTGTACAGCTTGGGACAACGTAAACTGAGACTGGCTCTGGCAGAGCAGGAGGAGACTGTGCCTAATCAGTTGGGAAAGCCGACTCAGCGTCCGACACTGCGTTGGATTTTTCAGATGTTGAGAGGAGTTCATTGGGTTGTACTGGATAATTGTCCCCAAATAATCAATCTAACGCTTGAGCGAGAGAGGATTTTGCGCTTTTTTGGGGCTACTACTTGTCAGTATTATCTTTTGTCATAATGACTTTTCTTATTTTCTTTGTTCTTTTTTTATGTACGGAATGTGGGCTGGAACTTTGCCCGTTTCCTCAACTACTGCGTTGAACGGCGTTTATTGCTACGAGTCGGGGGTCGTTACCGTTTTCTGCACCGTGAACTCCTCGATCACTTTGCCCAATTACCGCCTGGAACACAGATTAAATAGATTACGCTGATTTCACGGATTTTTAGTTATTAACTCACAATTGGCTCTCAAAATTATAGTCAATAGTTTTCCCGTCAATTCCTTTACAGCGATCGCCTTAACAGACCCTTTACCAGAAACTAACCCTCGCCGTCCTATCAAATTTTACAAGTGCGATTACTAAAAAATATCAAGCAAGGATTAATATTGAGTCAAAATTATTGGAAAAATCCTCAATTTTTTGTTTATATTTTATGATTAATTAGGGCTTGCTGAATAAGTATAGAACCCTTGCCAGATGATGCTTTCAAGCATTTTAAAAACGATCAGGTGCAAGGTTATGGCCTTTGGAGGCTCAAAGCCCATGCACGTCGTTGAAAAACTGGGGGTTGAAATTGGAAACTACTCTCTGAAGTCACCATTTTTCGCCTCCTGTGGCATCTAGGTTCGTTTTGTGGACTTTTTCAGCAGACCCTAATTACAAGAGAATGTCACGATTACAATTCCCAATCCGAAGCCAAATTAATTTGGGTGGATGACCGTAAAGTAATGCCCGTTGATAAAAATCTGAATCTTTAGAAATCACAATGAAATTATTATTTTTGGCATATTCCCAAATTATTTCATCGGCAAATCCTTTCATCCCAATATCCCTAACGTGAAGACTATTAGGAAATTCAGTAGCCAGTAAACGCGGCAATTTGGGTGATAAATTTTCATCAAACAGTAATTTCATCGGGAATAATCATTAAATGGCGATTGCGGTCAGCAGCAAAAGCGAAACAGGCTTGTATATCTTCTAAAGTTAGATCGGGAAAATCGTCTAAAACTTCCTCAATCGTCATCCCTCCCCCCAAATAGTCTAAAACATCATTAACGGTGATGCGAGTGTTAATAATACAGGGCTTTCCGCTACGAATGGAGGGGTTAATTGTAATTCTTTGACGATAATTCATCGTTTTTTCTCAATAAATTAACATAAGAAACTAAATTTATGATCGCGCCGTCTTATCAAATTTTTTAAAAGCGATCGCGTATAGAGATAACATCTATTTTCAATGATTCTGATTAGCGACAAACTGATCAACTAAAGCAATATCAATATCCAACTCCTCAGCAATTTCCGCGATCGTTAACCCTAACTTTATCAGTAGGGGAATTGTCTCAAGTTTGCCCTTAAGCAGACCAATCTGTTCCCCTTTTAAAAGACCGCGTTGTTCCCCTTTGAGAAGACCTCGCTGTTCCCCTTTGAGAAGACCCCGCTGTTCTCCTTCCTGTAAAATTTCCTGATAAACGGCTGATTCCTTCATGATTTCACTCCGTAAAATTGTTTTAATAAGCTCAGGCTTTAGAACAAGTCCTCCAAACACCGAGGCGGCTGTCATCAGATTTCCCCTAACTCGATTGTCCGTAATTGTCTCTAAGACCTCGGCAACCTGTCTCAATTTTAATTCAGGATCGGAACTTTGGGTTAATACCGCTAGGGGCAATAACCCTGGACTGATTAGAAATAAATCGGAAGATTCTTCCCAGAGACGAATCACTCGATAGCGATGAGTTGTTTCTCCGAGTTGAAAGCTATCTTGATAGACCAAATTCGATTGAGTAGGTTTCAGGTAAATGACAACCTGGTGCATGGTTTTAAGCGGAAAACGGCGATAGACCCTGACTCGATAATCTAACATCCTAAAACCCATATTTTCGTCAGGTTCAGTCTGAAATTCCAGGTGCAAAACCAAATCTTCCGATTGTTCGAGAATGAGAGAATCAGCGCGGATCGGTTCTAAAGATAATTCCGTTGGACTCAGTTTTGTCAAGGTAACGGCACGACCGAGTAACCAAGTGGCATAATCTTCAGAAAAGTTTTCGGCGAGAAATTTGGAGACATTATCAAACATGGACAAATTCTAACATTTCTGGGATCGCCGTCTTATCAAATTTTCAAAAAGCGATCGCCACTTTCCCCTTCACCTCACCAAAAGCGATCGCTTAAAAACCACGACTCAAAGTAATAGCGATCGCCTTTAGAAGATAGATTGTTAATGCGATCGCAATAACTTTGATATGGGGAATAAAAACTATGGGTAAATATAGATTTTCTCAACGAGTTATTTCATTTCAGTGCGATTCAGTTACACTTTATAACGTAATCAACCAATTCATTCACGAAATCAAACAAGGGTCTGTCACACTAATATCAGAGACCAGAAGGTTTCTAATTGGTTTCAAATTGATTAAATTAAGGAGAATAACAATCATGGGTATTGATGTTCATGCTGTTCAAATTGGTCGACACATTACTTTGGAGGAATTGGCGGAAGTAGGCATCCAATTATCAGATTGGCTGCTCTTGAAGCATGAATTCACTCTAACAAACAAAGATTGGGAGGATGGTGAGCATTATGTGGTAAACGTGGAAAAGACAGTTTCTTCCGTCAAATGTCTGGGTTGGTCTTCTCATATAAAATCGAAATGAGCCGAGCAGATCATTCACTGCTCATTTCGGTTGATGATGGTGATATTCGCAACCAATTGGTAGGGCTGGGCATCGCTTGGTTTATAGCTTGGCCCATAC contains:
- a CDS encoding DUF5615 family PIN-like protein: MKLLFDENLSPKLPRLLATEFPNSLHVRDIGMKGFADEIIWEYAKNNNFIVISKDSDFYQRALLYGHPPKLIWLRIGNCNRDILL
- a CDS encoding IS1634 family transposase — encoded protein: MTQLNVKNLDHLGIIAAIVDELGLVDYINEQLGENDRAKISAGLVVKAMILNGLGFINSPLYLFSRFFEDKPVEHLLGKGIKASDLNDDRLGRVLDLIFMAGISRLFLGICLKAVEIFKIVMKSSHLDSSSLSVQGEYKLSVEREDKESQIIHITHGYSKDKRPDLKQFVLNLVCWGDGDIPAFLELGDGNQSDKKEFAKLLKKFNEQWQFDGLYIADSALYSADNLQKLTGIYWLCSVPKTIREVQDAVSQLASEQFITTDLEGYRLTSLESEYGGVKQRWIVVDSEQKKALDLKQLTKKTEKATAQAQRQLEQLQRQEFACREDALTALSRWEKSLEWHLLQDLTVVEKCHYGHRGKPRPHEQPIRRSYHAQATFSLNSAKVQASERAAGRFVLATNQLDGDSLSDEQLLVHYKQQQGVERGFRFLKDPLFLASSVFLKTPERIMALSFIMVLCLLVYSLGQRKLRLALAEQEETVPNQLGKPTQRPTLRWIFQMLRGVHWVVLDNCPQIINLTLERERILRFFGATTCQYYLLS
- a CDS encoding Rpn family recombination-promoting nuclease/putative transposase, which gives rise to MFDNVSKFLAENFSEDYATWLLGRAVTLTKLSPTELSLEPIRADSLILEQSEDLVLHLEFQTEPDENMGFRMLDYRVRVYRRFPLKTMHQVVIYLKPTQSNLVYQDSFQLGETTHRYRVIRLWEESSDLFLISPGLLPLAVLTQSSDPELKLRQVAEVLETITDNRVRGNLMTAASVFGGLVLKPELIKTILRSEIMKESAVYQEILQEGEQRGLLKGEQRGLLKGEQRGLLKGEQIGLLKGKLETIPLLIKLGLTIAEIAEELDIDIALVDQFVANQNH
- a CDS encoding DUF433 domain-containing protein, with protein sequence MNYRQRITINPSIRSGKPCIINTRITVNDVLDYLGGGMTIEEVLDDFPDLTLEDIQACFAFAADRNRHLMIIPDEITV
- a CDS encoding DUF4277 domain-containing protein; protein product: MTQLNVKNLDHLGIIAAVVDELGLVDYINEQLQENDRAKISAGLVVKAMILNGLGFINSPLYLFREHLTFAISRNT